A genomic window from Punica granatum isolate Tunisia-2019 chromosome 2, ASM765513v2, whole genome shotgun sequence includes:
- the LOC116195287 gene encoding ABC transporter G family member 34-like, with amino-acid sequence MALPLAGNDLARSTSGRGSWASSTRRSFAASGSFREAWQTPPDVFSRSGQQREHDDEEELRWDAIERLPAYDRLRKCMLQQVLDDGQVVHGEVIPRTSSVDVQNL; translated from the coding sequence ATGGCATTGCCCCTGGCGGGAAATGACCTGGCAAGGTCGACGAGCGGCCGTGGTAGCTGGGCATCGAGCACCCGCCGGAGCTTCGCAGCCTCCGGCAGCTTCCGGGAGGCTTGGCAGACCCCACCCGATGTGTTCAGCCGCAGTGGGCAGCAGCGTGAGcatgatgatgaggaggagCTTCGCTGGGACGCTATCGAGCGTCTCCCCGCCTATGACCGCCTTCGCAAGTGCATGCTCCAGCAGGTCCTCGATGATGGCCAGGTTGTCCATGGCGAGGTAATACCACGAACTTCTTCTGTTGATGTACAAAATTTATGA
- the LOC116193976 gene encoding ABC transporter G family member 39-like, protein MVIQYHHILGLDICADIMVGDEMRRGISGGQKKRVTTGEMLVGPAKALFMDEISTGLDSSTTFQIVKYMRQMVHIMDVTMLISLLQPAPETYDLFDDIMLLSEGQIVYQGPRDNVLEFFEYMGFKCPDRKGVADFLQEVTSKKDQEQYWYRTDQPYQFVSVPDFVEAFKSFRIGDQLINELREPYDKSKAHPAALVTEKYGIPNWELFKACFAREWLLMKRNSFVYVFKTTQITIMSLIAMTVFLRTQMPVGTVADGGKFFGALFFSLINVMFNGMAELAMTVFRLPVFYKQRDFLFYPPWAFALPIWVLRIPLSFLESGIWIILTYYTIGFAPAAGRFFRQFLAFFGVHQMALSLFRFIAAVGRTLVIANTLGTFTMLVVFVLGGFIIAKNDIRPFMLWGYYVSPMMYGQNAIVMNEFLDKRWSAPNLDPRINEPTVGKVLLSSRGFFTEDYWFWICIGALFGFSLLFNVLFVGALTWLNPLGDSKTVLMDEEEEKKKKKKKSSAQQSSEGLDMELRSSAEVTGSGPEKGPRKGMVLPFQPLSLAFNHVNYYVDMPAEMKNQGIVEDRLQLLRDVSGAFRPGILTALVGVSGAGKTTLMDVLAGRKTGGYIEGSISISGFPKNQATFARISGYCEQNDIHSPYVTVYESLLYSAWLRLSSDVKPSSRKMFVDEVMDLIELNPLRDALVGLPGVDGLSTEQRKRLTIAVELVANPSIIFMDEPTSGLDARAAAIVMRTVRNTVDTGRTVVCTIHQPSIDIFEAFDELLLMKRGGQVIYAGPLGCHSHKLIEYFEAVPGVPKIKDGYNPATWMLNISTPAVEAQLGVDFADVYSKSSLYQRNQELIKELSTPAPGLKDLYFPTEFSQSFTTQCMACFWKQHWSYWRNPQYNAIRFFLTIVIGFLFGLIFWQKGDETAKQQDLFNLVGAIYSAVFFLGASNTNSVQSIVAIERTVFYRERAAGMYSPLPYAFAHVAIETIYVAIQTFVYTIILYSMIGFQLTAAKFLWFYYYMLLCFIYFTMYGMMVVALTPSVQVAAIVMAFFLSFWNLFSGFLIPRPQIPVWWRWYYWASPVAWTIYGLVTTQVGDKNADLVIPGAGTMPLKMFLKQYFGFEHDFLPAIAVAHVLWCVLFFLVFAYAIRFLNFQRR, encoded by the exons ATGGTCATTCAATACCATCAC ATACTCGGGTTGGATATCTGTGCAGACATTATGGTTGGTGATGAAATGAGACGGGGCATTTCAGGTGGACAGAAGAAGCGTGTGACAACAG GAGAGATGTTAGTTGGACCTGCAAAAGCGCTCTTCATGGATGAAATCTCAACAGGATTGGATAGTTCAACGACCTTTCAGATTGTCAAGTACATGCGCCAGATGGTCCACATCATGGATGTGACCATGTTAATCTCACTCCTTCAACCGGCTCCTGAGACGTATGATCTCTTTGACGACATCATGCTCCTTTCCGAGGGCCAGATTGTCTACCAGGGTCCACGGGATAATGTCCTTGAATTCTTCGAGTACATGGGTTTCAAGTGCCCCGACAGAAAAGGGGTAGCCGACTTTTTGCAGGAAGTGACCTCTAAGAAGGACCAGGAGCAATACTGGTACAGGACGGACCAGCCCTACCAATTCGTCTCCGTGCCAGACTTTGTTGAAGCATTCAAGTCGTTCAGGATTGGCGATCAGCTCATAAACGAGCTGCGGGAGCCATATGACAAGTCCAAGGCCCACCCAGCGGCACTGGTAACAGAGAAGTATGGAATCCCGAACTGGGAACTCTTCAAGGCATGCTTTGCCAGGGAGTGGCTTCTGATGAAGCGTAACTCATTTGTGTATGTATTCAAGACCACGCAGATTACAATAATGTCCCTAATCGCGATGACAGTTTTCCTAAGAACACAGATGCCAGTAGGGACGGTAGCAGATGGGGGAAAATTTTTTGGGGCCCTTTTCTTCTCCTTGATCAATGTGATGTTCAATGGGATGGCGGAACTCGCAATGACAGTTTTCAGGCTCCCGGTGTTCTACAAGCAGAGAGATTTCCTGTTCTATCCTCCGTGGGCATTTGCTTTACCTATCTGGGTCCTCAGAATCCCATTATCTTTCTTGGAATCGGGAATTTGGATCATCCTTACATACTACACTATTGGTTTTGCTCCCGCAGCTGGCAG gttCTTTCGCCAGTTCTTGGCCTTCTTCGGTGTACATCAGATGGCCCTGTCTCTCTTTCGATTCATTGCTGCAGTTGGAAGGACACTAGTTATTGCAAACACTCTCGGTACCTTTACCATGCTAGTGGTCTTCGTCCTTGGTGGCTTCATCATTGCCAAAA ATGACATTCGTCCATTCATGTTATGGGGCTATTATGTTTCTCCCATGATGTATGGACAGAATGCCATTGTCATGAACGAATTCCTCGACAAAAGATGGAGTGCG CCCAATTTGGATCCAAGAATTAATGAACCAACAGTGGGAAAGGTCCTCCTAAGCTCAAGAGGTTTCTTCACAGAAGATTACTGGTTTTGGATTTGCATTGGGGCACTGTTCGGGTTCTCTCTTCTATTCAACGTTTTATTCGTTGGGGCGCTGACTTGGTTAAATC CATTGGGAGATTCCAAAACAGTGTTGAtggacgaagaagaagaaaagaagaagaagaagaagaagtcttCTGCTCAACAGAGCTCGGAAG GTTTGGACATGGAACTTCGAAGTTCGGCAGAAGTTACTGGCAGCGGTCCCGAGAAAGGACCACGAAAAGGAATGGTTTTGCCCTTCCAGCCGCTTTCTCTGGCATTCAACCACGTGAACTATTACGTTGACATGCCCGCT gaaatgaaaaatcaagGAATCGTTGAAGATCGTCTTCAACTGCTGAGGGACGTCAGCGGTGCGTTCAGACCAGGCATTCTGACAGCTCTGGTAGGAGTAAGCGGAGCCGGTAAGACAACCTTAATGGACGTGTTAGCTGGACGGAAAACTGGTGGTTACATTGAGGGAAGCATCAGCATTTCCGGTTTTCCGAAGAACCAGGCAACCTTCGCTAGGATCAGCGGTTACTGCGAACAGAATGACATTCACTCCCCATATGTCACTGTTTACGAGTCCCTCTTGTACTCGGCCTGGCTCCGTCTATCGTCAGATGTCAAGCCGAGTTCTCGTAAG ATGTTTGTTGACGAAGTAATGGACTTGATCGAGCTGAACCCACTGAGGGACGCACTGGTTGGCCTTCCGGGAGTAGACGGCCTCTCGACGGAACAGAGGAAGAGGCTGACCATAGCAGTGGAATTGGTTGCTAACCCATCTATCATCTTCATGGACGAACCGACTTCTGGCCTCGATGCTAGGGCTGCTGCTATCGTTATGAGAACCGTGAGGAATACAGTCGACACTGGCAGAACCGTCGTTTGCACAATCCATCAACCGAGCATTGACATTTTTGAAGCTTTTGATGAG TTACTATTGATGAAACGAGGAGGGCAAGTGATATATGCAGGACCACTCGGCTGCCATTCCCACAAGCTCATAGAGTACTTTGAG GCCGTACCCGGGGTTCCAAAGATAAAGGATGGCTACAATCCAGCCACTTGGATGCTCAATATCAGTACACCTGCAGTCGAGGCTCAGCTTGGGGTAGATTTTGCTGATGTCTACTCGAAATCCTCGCTTTACCA GAGGAACCAGGAGCTGATCAAGGAGCTTAGTACCCCGGCTCCGGGCCTGAAAGATCTTTACTTCCCGACGGAATTCTCACAATCTTTTACCACTCAGTGCATGGCCTGTTTCTGGAAACAACACTGGTCTTACTGGAGGAACCCGCAGTATAACGCCATTCGATTCTTCCTGACAATAGTCATTGGCTTTTTGTTTGGTCTTATCTTCTGGCAGAAAGGAGATGAGAC AGCCAAACAACAAGATCtctttaatctcgtcggggcaatTTATTCTGCCGTGTTTTTCCTAGGAGCGTCCAACACAAATTCAGTTCAGTCAATTGTTGCCATCGAGAGGACGGTTTTCTACCGTGAAAGAGCTGCTGGGATGTACTCTCCACTACCATACGCATTCGCTCAT GTGGCAATCGAGACAATATATGTTGCAATTCAGACATTTGTTTACACTATCATCCTCTACTCGATGATTGGGTTCCAGTTGACGGCAGCAAAGTTCCTGTGGTTCTACTACTACATGCTCTTGTGCTTCATCTACTTCACCATGTATGGGATGATGGTCGTCGCACTAACCCCCAGTGTTCAAGTCGCTGCTATCGTCATGGCCTTCTTCCTCAGCTTTTGGAATTTGTTCTCCGGCTTTCTCATCCCGAGGCCG CAAATTCCTGTATGGTGGAGGTGGTACTACTGGGCTTCACCGGTGGCATGGACGATCTACGGGCTTGTGACCACTCAGGTTGGAGACAAGAATGCCGACCTTGTGATCCCTGGAGCCGGTACCATGCCCTTGAAGATGTTCCTAAAACAGTATTTTGGCTTCGAGCATGACTTTCTGCCGGCCATAGCGGTGGCTCACGTGTTGTGGTGcgtcctcttcttcctcgtcTTCGCCTACGCCATAAGGTTCCTCAATTTCCAAAGGAGATAG
- the LOC116195285 gene encoding pleiotropic drug resistance protein 2-like — MASALAGDDLARSTSGRGSWASSSRRSFSASGSFREAWLAPPDVFSRSGRQREHDDEEELRWAAIERLPTYDRLRKGMLRQVLDDGQVVHGEIDVRKLKMEDKKQLMDNILKVVEEDNEKFLRRLRARTDRVGVEIPKIEVRFEHLSVEGDVYIGSRAIPTLFNATINTIESLLGLIRLAPSKKRKLQILKDISGIIKPSRMTLLLGPPGAGKTTLLLALADKLDDDLRKTGKITYCGHELNEFVPQRTCAYISQHDLHHGEMTVRETLDFSGRCLGVGTRYEMLAELSRREKDSGIKPDPEIDAFMKATAQAGQETSLVTDYILKILGLDICADIMVGDEMRRGISGGQKKRVTTGEMLVGPAKALFMDEISTGLDSSTTFQIVKYMRQMVHIMDVTMLISLLQPAPETYDLFDDIILLSEGQIVYQGPRDDVLEFFEYMGFKCPDRKGVADFLQEVTSKKDQEQYWYRKEQPYQFVSVPDFVEAFKSFRIGDQLINELREPYDKSKTHPAALVTEKYGIRNWELFKACFAREWLLMKRNSFVYVFKTTQITIMSLIAMTVFLRTQMPVGTVEDGGKFFGALFFSLINVMFNGMAELAMTVFRLPVFYKQRDFLFYPPWAFALPIWVLRIPLSFLESGIWIILTYYTIGFAPAASRFFRQFLAFFGIHQMALSLFRFIAAVGRTQVVASTLGTFALLMVFVLGGFIVAKNDIRPFMLWGYYVSPMMYGQNAIVMNEFLDKRWSAPNLDPRINEPTVGKVLLSSRGFFTEDYWFWICIGALFGFSLLFNVLFIGALTWLNPLGDSKTVFLDEEEEKKKKSSAQQSSEGLDMELRSSAEVSGSGPEKGPRKGMVLPFQPLSLAFNHVNYFVDMPAEMKKQGVVEDRLQLLRDVSGAFRPGILTALVGVSGAGKTTLMDVLAGRKTGGYIEGSISISGFPKNQATFARISGYCEQNDIHSPYVTVYESLLYSAWLRLSSDIKPSTRKMFVDEVMDLVELNPLRDALVGLPGVDGLSTEQRKRLTIAVELVANPSIIFMDEPTSGLDARAAAIVMRTVRNTVDTGRTVVCTIHQPSIDIFEAFDELLLMKRGGQVIYAGPLGRHSHRLIEYFEAVPGVPKIKDGCNPATWMLDISTPAVEAQLGVDFADVYAKSSLYQRNQDLIKELSTPAPGTKDLYFPTEFSQPFTTQCMACFWKQHWSYWRNPQYNAIRFFMTIVIGLLFGLIFWQKGDETAKQQDLLNLVGAMYAAVLFLGATNASSVQSIVAIERTVFYRERAAGMYSPLPYAFAHVAIETIYVAIQTFVYTIILYLMIGFQWTAAKFLWFYYYILLCFIYFTMYGMMVVALTPGAQVAAIVMSFFLSFWNLFSGFLIPRPQIPLWWRWYYWASPVAWTIYGLVTTQVGDKNVDLVIPGAGTMPLKMFLKQYFGFEYDFLPAIAVAHVLWCVLFFLVFAYGIRFLNFQRR; from the exons ATGGCATCGGCCCTGGCGGGAGATGACCTGGCAAGGTCGACGAGCGGCCGTGGGAGCTGGGCATCGAGCAGCCGCCGGAGCTTCTCAGCCTCGGGCAGCTTCAGGGAGGCTTGGCTGGCCCCACCTGATGTGTTCAGCCGCAGCGGGCGGCAGCGTGAGcatgatgatgaggaggagCTCCGCTGGGCCGCTATTGAGCGTCTCCCCACCTATGACCGCCTTCGTAAGGGCATGCTCCGGCAGGTCCTCGATGATGGCCAGGTCGTCCATGGCGAG aTCGATGTCAGGAAGCTCAAGATGGAGGACAAGAAGCAGCTGATGGATAACATCCTCAAGGTTGTCGAGGAGGACAACGAGAAGTTCCTCCGAAGGCTGAGGGCCAGAACCGACCG AGTCGGGGTTGAGATTCCAAAAATCGAAGTACGGTTCGAGCATCTTTCTGTGGAGGGAGATGTGTATATAGGAAGCAGAGCGATTCCTACTCTGTTCAATGCCACCATTAACACAATTGAG AGTCTCCTCGGGTTGATTCGACTGGCACCGTCTAAGAAAAGGAAACTCCAGATACTGAAAGATATAAGTGGAATAATCAAACCATCGAG GATGACGCTGCTTCTGGGACCACCAGGCGCTGGGAAAACAACGTTGTTGCTAGCACTTGCAGACAAGCTAGACGATGATTTAAGG aaaactggaaaaatcacCTATTGCGGCCATGAGTTAAATGAGTTCGTACCTCAAAGGACATGCGCTTATATCAGTCAACATGATCTTCATCATGGGGAGATGACTGTCAGAGAAACGTTAGATTTCTCGGGGCGATGTTTGGGCGTTGGGACAAGATACGAGATGCTTGCAGAGCTCTCAAGACGAGAAAAGGATTCGGGAATTAAGCCCGATCCCGAGATTGATGCATTCATGAAAGCAACAGCACAGGCAGGGCAAGAGACTAGCTTGGTCACTGATTACATCCTAAAG ATACTCGGGTTGGATATTTGCGCAGACATTATGGTTGGTGATGAAATGAGACGGGGCATTTCAGGTGGACAGAAGAAGCGTGTGACAACAG GAGAGATGTTAGTTGGACCAGCAAAAGCGCTCTTCATGGATGAAATCTCGACAGGATTGGATAGTTCAACGACCTTTCAGATTGTCAAGTACATGCGCCAGATGGTCCACATCATGGATGTGACCATGTTAATCTCACTCCTTCAACCGGCTCCTGAGACGTATGATCTCTTTGACGACATCATACTCCTTTCAGAGGGCCAGATTGTCTACCAGGGTCCACGGGATGATGTCCTTGAGTTCTTCGAGTACATGGGTTTCAAGTGCCCTGACAGAAAAGGGGTAGCCGACTTTTTGCAGGAAGTAACCTCTAAGAAGGACCAGGAGCAATACTGGTACAGGAAGGAACAGCCCTACCAATTTGTTTCCGTGCCGGACTTTGTCGAAGCATTCAAGTCGTTCAGGATTGGCGATCAGCTCATAAACGAGCTGCGGGAACCATATGACAAGTCCAAGACCCACCCAGCGGCGCTGGTAACAGAGAAGTATGGAATCCGGAACTGGGAACTCTTCAAGGCATGCTTTGCTAGGGAGTGGCTTCTGATGAAGCGTAACTCATTCGTGTATGTGTTCAAGACCACGCAGATTACAATCATGTCCCTAATTGCGATGACAGTTTTCCTAAGAACACAGATGCCAGTAGGGACAGTAGAAGATGGGGGAAAATTTTTTGGGGCTCTTTTCTTCAGCTTGATCAATGTGATGTTCAATGGGATGGCAGAACTCGCAATGACAGTTTTCAGGCTCCCGGTGTTCTACAAGCAAAGAGATTTCCTGTTCTATCCTCCGTGGGCATTTGCGTTACCTATCTGGGTCCTCAGAATCCCATTATCTTTCTTGGAATCGGGAATTTGGATCATCCTTACATACTACACTATTGGTTTTGCTCCCGCAGCTAGCAG gttCTTTCGCCAGTTCTTGGCCTTCTTCGGTATACATCAGATGGCCCTGTCTCTCTTTCGATTCATTGCTGCAGTTGGAAGGACACAAGTTGTTGCAAGCACTCTCGGTACCTTTGCCTTGCTAATGGTCTTCGTCCTTGGTGGCTTCATCGTCGCCAAAA ATGACATTCGTCCATTCATGTTGTGGGGCTATTATGTCTCTCCCATGATGTATGGACAGAATGCCATAGTCATGAACGAATTCCTCGACAAAAGATGGAGTGCG CCCAATTTGGATCCAAGAATTAATGAACCGACAGTGGGAAAGGTCCTCCTAAGCTCAAGAGGCTTCTTCACAGAAGATTACTGGTTTTGGATATGCATTGGAGCATTGTTCGGGTTCTCTCTTCTATTCAATGTGTTATTCATCGGGGCGCTGACTTGGTTAAACC CATTGGGAGATTCGAAAACAGTGTTCTtggacgaagaagaagaaaagaagaagaagtcttCTGCTCAACAGAGCTCGGAAG GTTTGGACATGGAACTTCGAAGTTCGGCAGAAGTTAGCGGCAGCGGTCCCGAAAAAGGGCCAAGAAAAGGAATGGTTTTGCCCTTCCAGCCACTTTCTCTGGCATTCAACCACGTGAACTATTTTGTTGATATGCCCGCT GAAATGAAAAAACAAGGAGTTGTTGAAGATCGTCTTCAACTGCTGAGGGATGTCAGCGGTGCGTTCAGACCAGGCATTCTGACAGCTCTAGTGGGAGTAAGCGGAGCCGGTAAGACAACCTTAATGGATGTGTTAGCTGGACGGAAAACTGGTGGTTACATTGAGGGAAGCATCAGCATTTCCGGTTTTCCAAAGAACCAGGCAACCTTTGCTAGGATCAGCGGCTACTGCGAACAGAATGACATTCACTCGCCATATGTCACCGTTTACGAGTCCCTCCTGTACTCGGCCTGGCTCCGTCTATCATCAGATATCAAGCCGAGTACTCGTAAG ATGTTTGTTGACGAAGTAATGGACTTGGTAGAGCTGAACCCTCTGAGGGACGCACTGGTTGGCCTTCCGGGAGTAGACGGCCTCTCGACGGAGCAGAGGAAGAGGCTGACCATAGCAGTGGAATTGGTTGCTAACCCATCTATCATCTTTATGGACGAACCAACTTCTGGCCTCGATGCTAGGGCTGCTGCTATCGTTATGAGAACTGTGAGGAATACAGTTGACACTGGCAGAACCGTCGTTTGCACAATCCACCAACCGAGCATTGACATTTTTGAAGCTTTCGACGAG TTACTATTGATGAAACGAGGAGGGCAAGTGATATACGCAGGACCACTCGGCCGCCATTCCCACAGGCTCATAGAGTACTTTGAG GCTGTACCCGGGGTTCCAAAGATAAAGGATGGCTGCAATCCAGCCACTTGGATGCTCGATATAAGTACACCTGCAGTCGAGGCTCAGCTTGGGGTAGATTTTGCGGATGTTTACGCGAAATCCTCGCTTTACCA GAGGAACCAGGACCTGATCAAGGAGCTTAGTACCCCGGCTCCGGGCACGAAAGATCTTTACTTCCCAACGGAATTCTCACAACCTTTTACCACTCAGTGCATGGCCTGTTTCTGGAAACAACACTGGTCTTACTGGAGGAACCCGCAGTATAACGCCATTCGATTCTTCATGACAATAGTCATTGGCCTTCTGTTTGGTCTTATCTTCTGGCAGAAAGGAGATGAGAC AGCCAAACAACAAGATCTGTTGAATCTCGTTGGGGCAATGTATGCTGCCGTGCTTTTCCTTGGAGCGACCAACGCGTCTTCAGTTCAGTCAATTGTTGCCATCGAGAGGACGGTTTTCTACCGTGAAAGAGCTGCTGGGATGTACTCTCCACTACCATACGCATTCGCTCAT GTGGCAATCGAGACAATATATGTTGCGATTCAGACATTTGTTTACACTATCATCCTCTACTTGATGATCGGGTTCCAGTGGACGGCAGCAAAGTTCCTGTGGTTCTACTACTACATTCTCTTGTGCTTCATCTACTTCACCATGTATGGGATGATGGTTGTTGCGCTAACCCCCGGCGCTCAAGTTGCTGCTATCGTCATGTCCTTCTTCCTCAGCTTCTGGAATTTGTTCTCCGGCTTTCTCATCCCGAGGCCG CAAATTCCTTTGTGGTGGAGGTGGTACTACTGGGCTTCACCGGTGGCATGGACGATCTACGGGCTTGTGACCACTCAGGTTGGAGACAAGAATGTCGACCTTGTGATCCCCGGAGCCGGTACCATGCCTTTGAAGATGTTCCTAAAACAGTATTTTGGCTTCGAGTATGACTTTCTGCCGGCCATAGCAGTGGCTCACGTGTTGTGGTGcgtcctcttcttcctcgtcTTCGCCTATGGCATAAGGTTCCTCAATTTCCAAAGGAGATAG